The following coding sequences lie in one Flagellimonas eckloniae genomic window:
- a CDS encoding rhomboid family protein, which yields MARGNLQYNFARLNIAEKLIVVNVLVFILDGLALALLGKSVVDWFQLPKDFIEFFGQPWSLVTYSFFHAGFGHIFWNMLMLYFTGRIFMNLFNGQRFINVYFLGVILGGIVFLLSYNIFPTLLGTNSVLIGASAGVTAVLIFICTYIPNQDVRIIFFNVKLWHVGAFFVLVDLIQIAYGGNIGGRLAHLGGALLGYIYARQLLNGNDIGVGFTKFRDAIAEPFKPKKKKAPLKTVYKKNTPKKRSTADYDKEANQRKIDAILDKISKSGYESLSKAEKDFLFKAGKED from the coding sequence ATGGCAAGAGGAAATTTACAATATAATTTTGCCAGGCTCAATATAGCGGAAAAGCTAATTGTGGTAAATGTACTGGTTTTTATTCTTGATGGGTTGGCGTTGGCACTTCTTGGAAAGTCAGTTGTGGATTGGTTTCAACTACCCAAGGATTTCATTGAATTTTTTGGGCAACCTTGGTCCTTGGTCACCTATTCTTTTTTTCATGCAGGTTTTGGTCATATTTTTTGGAACATGCTCATGCTCTATTTTACAGGTCGAATTTTCATGAATCTTTTTAATGGACAGCGATTTATAAACGTCTATTTTTTGGGCGTAATTTTGGGTGGAATTGTATTCTTGCTCAGTTATAACATATTTCCAACGTTATTGGGAACAAATTCAGTTTTAATAGGTGCTTCCGCAGGAGTAACCGCAGTTTTGATTTTTATTTGCACCTATATCCCAAACCAAGATGTTCGCATTATTTTCTTCAATGTCAAATTATGGCATGTTGGAGCTTTCTTTGTTTTGGTAGACCTTATTCAGATTGCTTATGGTGGAAATATTGGAGGAAGATTGGCCCATTTGGGCGGTGCCTTGCTGGGATATATCTATGCAAGACAATTGCTGAATGGAAATGATATTGGTGTGGGTTTCACAAAATTCCGAGATGCTATAGCTGAACCTTTTAAACCAAAAAAGAAGAAAGCTCCTCTAAAAACAGTTTATAAAAAGAATACTCCAAAAAAAAGGAGTACCGCGGATTATGATAAGGAGGCCAATCAACGTAAAATAGATGCTATTCTGGATAAGATAAGCAAATCGGGATATGAGAGCTTATCCAAGGCTGAAAAGGACTTTTTGTTTAAAGCTGGTAAAGAAGATTGA
- a CDS encoding rhomboid family intramembrane serine protease, which yields MGRLTEAVKHLLIINVILFFATLLYGDQMYQWLSLWFPKNNNFAWWQVISHMFMHGSPMHIIFNMYALWAFGTPLERVWGRNKFLFFYFSAGLGSAMLHTGVNYYLFTEGLNALVNSGMTENQVMDIISNGQYSPEWYNIASKSTIDNFLSAYNTPAVGASGAIYGILVAFAFMYSEAKLMLIFLPVPIKAKYFVPLLLAGDLIFGIGNINTGVAHFAHIGGALIGFIMMWYWKKNQFNQNRWN from the coding sequence ATGGGAAGATTGACCGAGGCGGTAAAACACTTGTTGATTATTAATGTAATCCTGTTTTTTGCCACATTATTATATGGAGATCAAATGTACCAGTGGTTATCCCTTTGGTTTCCCAAAAACAATAATTTTGCTTGGTGGCAGGTGATTTCCCATATGTTTATGCATGGAAGCCCCATGCATATTATCTTTAATATGTATGCCCTGTGGGCGTTTGGAACACCTTTGGAACGAGTTTGGGGTAGAAATAAATTTCTTTTCTTCTATTTTTCCGCAGGGCTTGGTTCAGCCATGCTGCACACCGGTGTTAACTATTATCTTTTTACAGAAGGGTTGAATGCATTGGTGAATTCAGGAATGACGGAAAACCAAGTAATGGACATTATTTCAAACGGACAATATAGTCCGGAGTGGTATAATATAGCTTCAAAAAGCACAATAGATAACTTTTTAAGTGCATATAATACCCCAGCTGTTGGTGCGTCTGGAGCCATATATGGAATCTTGGTTGCATTTGCCTTTATGTATTCCGAAGCAAAATTGATGTTGATTTTTTTACCCGTTCCTATAAAAGCAAAATATTTTGTACCGCTGTTATTGGCTGGAGATTTGATTTTTGGAATCGGTAATATAAACACAGGAGTTGCACATTTTGCCCATATTGGAGGTGCATTGATTGGATTTATAATGATGTGGTATTGGAAAAAGAATCAGTTTAACCAAAACAGATGGAATTAG
- a CDS encoding DUF5683 domain-containing protein: MSKSLFFLFISLFFLNLSFSQEDKKQPRPQEIDSLTQDLEGKGITIDEVSYEKKRINPLAPSKAAFYSAILPGLGQIYNKRYWKAPIVWGAIGTGIFVYSFNNTDYNRARDAFKRRQAGFIDDEFYDINGDGSGPDISLEALQDAQESTQRDRDLSLLITIALYAFNIIDANVDAHLKQYNVDENLSLDFQPYIDLNPLTNTPNYGMALVVKF; this comes from the coding sequence GTGAGTAAATCCCTTTTTTTTCTCTTTATTTCATTGTTTTTTTTGAACCTAAGCTTTTCTCAAGAAGACAAAAAGCAACCACGTCCCCAAGAAATCGATTCACTTACCCAAGATTTGGAGGGCAAGGGCATTACAATTGATGAAGTTTCATACGAGAAAAAAAGAATTAATCCACTTGCACCAAGCAAAGCAGCTTTTTATTCGGCAATTCTACCTGGTTTAGGACAGATTTATAATAAGCGCTATTGGAAGGCACCCATAGTCTGGGGAGCTATTGGAACTGGGATTTTCGTGTATTCCTTTAACAATACAGACTACAATAGAGCAAGGGATGCTTTTAAAAGAAGACAAGCCGGTTTTATAGACGACGAGTTTTATGATATAAACGGAGACGGAAGTGGCCCGGATATCTCTTTGGAAGCATTACAAGATGCGCAAGAAAGTACGCAGCGTGATAGGGATTTGTCGTTGCTAATAACAATAGCACTGTACGCCTTTAATATTATAGATGCCAATGTAGATGCTCATTTAAAACAATATAATGTTGATGAAAATCTATCTTTGGATTTTCAACCCTATATAGATTTAAATCCATTGACCAATACACCAAATTATGGAATGGCTCTGGTTGTAAAATTTTAG
- a CDS encoding ParA family protein: MGKIIAIANQKGGVGKTTTTVNLAASLGVLEKKVLLIDADPQANATSGLGIDVDSIEKGTYQLLEHTMGVDDVIIPTDSPNVDLIPSHIDLVAIEIELVDKDNREYMLKEALKELGDRYDFILIDCAPSLGLLTLNALTAADSVMIPIQCEYFALEGLGKLLNTIKSVQKIHNNDLDIEGMLLTMYDSRLRLSNQVVEEVKKHFADMVFDTIIQRNVRLSEAPSYGESIIKYDASSKGATNYLNLANEVLKKNKEKV; this comes from the coding sequence ATGGGCAAGATTATTGCTATTGCAAATCAGAAGGGTGGAGTAGGTAAAACAACCACTACGGTCAACCTAGCTGCTTCGCTTGGTGTATTGGAAAAAAAAGTGCTGCTAATAGATGCGGACCCCCAGGCCAATGCAACATCAGGTTTAGGTATTGATGTGGACAGCATTGAAAAAGGCACTTACCAGTTGCTGGAGCATACCATGGGAGTGGATGATGTAATTATACCAACAGACTCACCAAACGTAGATCTTATTCCATCTCATATTGACCTTGTGGCCATTGAAATAGAATTGGTGGATAAGGACAATAGAGAGTATATGTTGAAAGAAGCTCTTAAAGAATTGGGCGACAGATATGATTTTATCTTGATTGACTGCGCTCCGTCCTTAGGCTTACTTACACTTAATGCCCTTACTGCAGCCGATTCGGTAATGATTCCAATACAATGTGAATATTTTGCCCTGGAAGGTTTAGGGAAACTATTGAACACAATTAAAAGTGTCCAGAAAATACATAATAACGATTTGGATATTGAGGGAATGCTGTTGACCATGTACGATTCAAGGTTACGACTCTCCAACCAAGTTGTTGAAGAAGTAAAAAAACACTTTGCAGATATGGTTTTTGATACCATAATCCAAAGGAACGTTAGGCTAAGTGAAGCTCCAAGCTATGGGGAAAGCATTATAAAATATGATGCCAGTAGCAAGGGCGCCACAAATTACCTAAACTTGGCCAACGAAGTATTGAAAAAAAACAAGGAGAAAGTTTAA
- a CDS encoding endonuclease/exonuclease/phosphatase family protein has product MKNLSFLGKVIFFVNTVFALVTIISFVVPYVPVTSIPALSTISLIVPFLVYVNLGFVFYWSLKKKIHFLLSMALLILWYIILGPFYQFSGPSEETENDTFSIMSFNARSFNINGQLNIENVDTLILDFVEKKKPDIICIQECHFAMKRSEALGQYKYKFVDFIYGKHTGKVIQAIYSKYPILKIDSVTFPESANNAIYADILLKKDTVRIYNIHLQSFRIIPEISTINKERSSKLFARSRRVMLKQYEQSKLIRKSMDEIDHKKIVVGDFNNTQYSNIYQTIKGNLNDSFLEKGKGFGRTYNLLGFPLRIDYILSDPSFKVISHENFDEKLSDHYPVMATLSLKSD; this is encoded by the coding sequence GTGAAAAACCTTTCTTTTTTAGGTAAAGTCATATTTTTTGTAAACACGGTTTTTGCCCTAGTTACAATTATTTCATTTGTTGTTCCCTATGTTCCGGTAACCTCTATTCCGGCTTTGTCCACAATTAGTTTAATAGTTCCATTTTTGGTATATGTTAATCTTGGTTTTGTTTTTTACTGGTCACTAAAGAAGAAGATTCATTTTCTTTTGTCCATGGCGTTATTGATTTTATGGTACATTATACTTGGACCATTTTACCAGTTTTCAGGACCATCGGAAGAAACTGAGAATGATACTTTTTCAATAATGTCTTTTAATGCAAGGAGTTTTAATATTAATGGACAATTGAATATTGAGAATGTTGATACCCTAATACTGGATTTTGTAGAGAAAAAAAAACCGGATATTATTTGTATTCAAGAGTGTCATTTTGCAATGAAGCGAAGTGAAGCTTTAGGGCAATATAAGTACAAGTTTGTAGATTTTATTTATGGAAAACATACGGGAAAGGTAATACAAGCTATTTATTCAAAATATCCAATTTTAAAGATTGATTCCGTGACTTTCCCTGAAAGTGCCAATAATGCCATATATGCGGACATTTTGTTGAAAAAAGATACCGTAAGGATATATAATATTCATCTTCAGTCTTTCAGGATAATTCCAGAGATTAGTACCATTAATAAAGAACGGTCTTCCAAATTGTTTGCCAGATCGAGAAGAGTTATGCTTAAGCAGTATGAGCAATCCAAACTAATTCGGAAAAGTATGGATGAAATCGACCATAAAAAAATAGTTGTTGGTGATTTTAATAATACTCAGTATTCCAATATTTACCAAACAATAAAAGGAAATTTAAACGATTCATTTCTTGAAAAAGGAAAAGGTTTTGGAAGAACATACAACTTACTGGGATTTCCTCTCAGGATAGATTATATTCTTTCCGACCCATCGTTTAAAGTGATTTCCCATGAAAACTTCGACGAAAAATTATCAGACCATTATCCTGTGATGGCCACATTAAGCCTTAAATCAGATTAA
- the dapB gene encoding 4-hydroxy-tetrahydrodipicolinate reductase: MNIGLFGYGKMGKMIEQIAQDRGHTIVAKIDVGATDVPYKTIDVAIDFSTPDTAFKNITDCFENGVPVISGTTGWLSHYDKAIEICNAKKGAFIYASNFSLGVNIFFELNSHLAKMMSNLNQYKVSMEEIHHTQKLDAPSGTAITLAEGIIENSTYQNWQLNEAEEKEIPITSKREGMVSGTHTIAYQSAVDDIEIKHTAHNREGFALGAVIAAEWIHGKTGVFSMKDVLNLN, translated from the coding sequence ATGAATATTGGATTGTTTGGTTACGGAAAAATGGGTAAAATGATTGAGCAAATTGCTCAGGACAGAGGGCATACCATTGTTGCCAAAATTGATGTGGGAGCAACGGATGTCCCTTACAAAACTATTGATGTAGCCATTGATTTTAGTACGCCGGATACTGCATTTAAAAACATTACGGATTGTTTTGAAAATGGGGTTCCGGTAATTTCAGGAACTACAGGATGGTTATCACATTACGATAAGGCCATCGAAATTTGCAACGCAAAAAAAGGTGCTTTTATATATGCTTCCAATTTCAGCCTGGGTGTGAACATATTCTTTGAGCTAAATTCCCATTTGGCAAAAATGATGTCCAATCTAAACCAATACAAGGTTTCAATGGAAGAAATACATCATACACAAAAGTTAGATGCTCCCAGTGGAACTGCAATCACACTGGCAGAAGGTATAATTGAGAATTCAACATATCAAAACTGGCAATTAAATGAGGCTGAAGAGAAAGAAATCCCAATCACATCCAAACGAGAAGGGATGGTTTCAGGTACACATACCATAGCATATCAAAGTGCAGTTGATGACATAGAAATCAAACATACCGCCCACAATAGAGAAGGCTTTGCTTTGGGTGCAGTTATTGCTGCCGAATGGATTCATGGCAAAACTGGGGTGTTTTCTATGAAAGATGTGTTAAACTTGAACTAA
- a CDS encoding ParB/RepB/Spo0J family partition protein, which translates to MAKATKKQALGRGLSALLKDPENDIQSVSDKNADKVIGNVVELDIESIEVNPFQPRSNFNDETLKELASSIRELGIIQPITVRKLDFNKFQLVSGERRFRASKLIGLKTIPSYIRIANDQESLEMALVENIQRQDLDPIEIALSYQRLIDEVKLTQEKLSDRVGKKRSTITNYLRLLKLHPIIQTGMRDGFVSMGHGRALINIEKKKDQINIYEKVVSEGLSVRETEQLVKTYKESKKGEDSKNKQSLTKEIPNYVSKGIDVLKAHLSAKVDITTSQNGKGKIVIPFHSKEEFQRLRKLLTGE; encoded by the coding sequence ATGGCGAAAGCAACTAAAAAACAGGCTTTAGGAAGAGGCCTTTCTGCCCTATTAAAAGATCCGGAAAATGATATTCAATCAGTTTCAGATAAAAATGCGGATAAGGTCATTGGAAATGTAGTTGAACTCGATATTGAATCCATTGAGGTAAATCCTTTTCAACCACGCTCCAATTTTAACGACGAAACACTCAAGGAACTGGCCAGTTCTATTCGAGAACTTGGAATCATCCAACCCATTACGGTACGAAAGCTTGATTTCAACAAGTTTCAATTGGTCTCCGGTGAACGCAGGTTTCGTGCATCTAAATTGATTGGCCTAAAAACCATTCCTTCCTACATTCGTATTGCCAATGACCAAGAGTCTTTGGAAATGGCCTTGGTAGAAAATATTCAACGCCAAGACCTTGACCCAATAGAAATTGCACTTTCATACCAACGCCTTATTGATGAGGTAAAGCTCACACAAGAAAAGCTTAGTGACCGTGTTGGTAAAAAAAGGTCCACAATTACCAACTATTTACGTCTGCTCAAGTTGCATCCCATAATCCAAACAGGAATGCGAGATGGTTTTGTGAGTATGGGCCATGGACGGGCGCTCATCAATATTGAGAAGAAAAAAGACCAAATCAATATTTACGAAAAAGTTGTCTCAGAAGGACTTTCAGTGCGGGAAACGGAACAGTTGGTCAAAACATATAAAGAATCAAAAAAAGGAGAGGATTCGAAAAATAAACAAAGTTTGACTAAAGAAATACCAAACTATGTTTCCAAGGGTATCGATGTTTTAAAAGCCCACCTTTCCGCCAAGGTAGATATCACCACTTCACAAAATGGTAAAGGCAAGATTGTAATTCCTTTTCATTCAAAAGAAGAATTTCAGCGTTTAAGAAAATTATTGACAGGTGAGTAA
- a CDS encoding WbqC family protein codes for MNTLIHPVYAPNIITFSVIAQKKIVWEAHDNFQKQTYRNRCYICTDQGKHMLNIPIKHIGKNEGRQKYANVKIDNSSHWQKQHWRTLETAYRTSPYFEFYEDDLKHLFEEPETLLFDFNLKTIKVIADCLGIQVHSEKTDSFQLKTTSGTDARFLAEAKKEVQTNAIEYSQVFGERHSFIPNLSILDLLFNEGPNTTTYLKNKSLDFLHA; via the coding sequence TTGAACACCCTAATCCATCCCGTTTATGCTCCCAACATCATAACTTTTTCCGTTATAGCGCAGAAAAAGATTGTTTGGGAAGCCCATGATAATTTTCAAAAACAGACATACAGGAATAGATGCTATATCTGTACCGATCAAGGAAAGCATATGCTCAATATTCCCATAAAGCATATTGGCAAAAATGAAGGTCGGCAAAAATACGCGAACGTTAAAATAGATAATAGTTCGCATTGGCAAAAACAACACTGGCGTACTTTGGAAACGGCCTACAGGACATCTCCATATTTTGAGTTCTATGAAGACGATTTAAAGCATCTTTTTGAAGAACCTGAAACCCTGCTTTTTGATTTTAATTTGAAGACCATAAAAGTAATCGCTGATTGTCTTGGAATACAAGTCCATTCTGAAAAAACCGATTCTTTTCAACTAAAAACAACTAGTGGTACAGATGCCAGATTCTTGGCAGAAGCCAAAAAAGAGGTGCAAACCAATGCAATTGAATATTCACAGGTATTTGGAGAAAGGCATTCTTTTATTCCCAACCTCAGCATTCTGGATTTACTCTTCAATGAAGGTCCAAATACGACCACATATCTAAAGAATAAATCCTTGGATTTTTTACATGCTTAG
- a CDS encoding DUF6122 family protein — translation MLRFTIHYGIHLIVPILIGFVFFKDKRIRITLILLAGMLIDVDHLWANPIFDPNRCSINFHPLHSFWAILVYCVLPFFRQTRIVGLALIIHIIADLVDCLLI, via the coding sequence ATGCTTAGGTTTACCATACACTACGGAATTCACTTAATCGTTCCCATTCTTATTGGTTTTGTTTTTTTTAAGGATAAAAGAATTAGGATAACGCTGATTTTATTGGCTGGAATGTTAATCGATGTGGATCATCTATGGGCCAATCCTATATTTGATCCAAATCGATGTAGCATCAATTTTCATCCATTACATAGCTTTTGGGCCATTTTAGTATATTGTGTTCTACCGTTTTTTAGACAGACACGAATCGTTGGTCTTGCATTGATAATTCACATTATTGCAGATTTGGTGGATTGTCTTTTAATCTGA
- the lepB gene encoding signal peptidase I produces MNGTQWIIFILIVQVIHFFGTWKLYVKAGRKAWEAAIPIYNGIVLMKIINRPWWWVLLLFIPIINLLMFPVVWVETIRSFGKNKFLDTWLAILTLGFYIYYINYAEDVKYIEDRDLKPRTGLGEWVSSIVFAIVAATFVHTYFIQPYVIPTPSLERTLRIGDFLFVSKFHYGARIPMTTVATPMVHDTIPGIKTRSYVADVNPETWKTSWKNKLQLPYMRFPGFNTIKKNDIVVFSWPADTVYRFFKVQKGIKKPIDKKSNYVKRCVGTPGDSLSIIDGDVYINGEKLILSDRAKPMFDYTIYSQKGVSSKLLAEVDAADYLRTYISGNLSQDQYNALVPYALGANRRPDGKIELVTQEKGIPTEAIRQLRLSLTEEKPRSRVANLTEEMVIELQKNQSIDSVVKTIDPKGVYGGAYPQKPNLYPWNMDNFGSIYIPEEGATVEINSETIPLYKKIIRDYEYNDVKITGQKVLINGQEASSYTFKQDYYWMMGDNRDHSEDSRTWGYVPANHIVGKPVFLWMSFDNFNDGLMNWRPRWERIFTTVGGSGEPVSYRWYFLAVIVGWFVFDFVRKRRKKNS; encoded by the coding sequence ATGAACGGTACACAGTGGATTATTTTTATCTTGATTGTACAGGTCATCCATTTTTTTGGAACTTGGAAACTCTATGTAAAAGCTGGAAGAAAAGCGTGGGAAGCGGCAATACCTATATATAACGGAATCGTATTGATGAAAATCATCAATCGTCCGTGGTGGTGGGTACTACTTTTGTTTATTCCCATTATCAATTTATTGATGTTCCCGGTGGTATGGGTAGAGACCATTAGAAGTTTTGGGAAAAATAAGTTTTTGGACACCTGGTTGGCTATTCTTACACTAGGCTTTTACATCTATTATATCAACTACGCCGAAGATGTAAAATATATTGAAGACCGAGATTTAAAACCCAGAACTGGACTTGGTGAATGGGTGAGTTCCATTGTTTTTGCTATTGTAGCTGCAACATTTGTGCATACGTACTTTATTCAGCCCTATGTTATTCCCACTCCTTCACTGGAGCGAACACTAAGAATTGGAGATTTTTTGTTTGTGAGCAAGTTTCATTATGGAGCTAGAATTCCCATGACCACTGTAGCAACTCCCATGGTTCATGATACTATTCCTGGAATTAAAACAAGATCTTATGTTGCAGATGTTAATCCAGAAACCTGGAAGACATCCTGGAAGAATAAGTTGCAACTTCCATACATGCGTTTTCCTGGGTTCAATACAATTAAAAAAAATGACATTGTTGTATTCAGTTGGCCCGCAGATACTGTTTATCGATTTTTTAAAGTTCAAAAGGGAATAAAAAAACCTATTGATAAAAAGTCCAATTACGTAAAGCGATGTGTTGGAACTCCAGGAGATTCTCTTTCTATTATTGATGGTGATGTCTATATAAATGGTGAAAAATTGATTCTCTCTGATCGTGCCAAACCCATGTTCGATTATACAATTTATTCCCAAAAAGGAGTTTCAAGCAAATTACTTGCTGAAGTCGATGCAGCAGACTATCTAAGAACATATATATCAGGAAATCTAAGTCAGGATCAATACAATGCGCTTGTACCTTATGCCTTAGGGGCCAACAGAAGACCAGATGGAAAGATTGAACTTGTAACACAGGAAAAAGGAATACCTACTGAGGCCATAAGACAGTTAAGACTTTCTTTAACAGAAGAAAAACCTAGGTCTAGAGTTGCAAATCTGACTGAGGAAATGGTTATAGAACTGCAAAAGAACCAAAGTATAGATTCAGTAGTTAAAACAATAGATCCTAAAGGAGTCTATGGAGGGGCGTATCCCCAAAAACCGAACCTTTATCCATGGAACATGGATAATTTTGGTTCAATTTACATTCCTGAAGAAGGTGCTACGGTTGAAATCAATTCCGAAACAATTCCATTGTATAAAAAAATAATCCGCGATTACGAGTACAATGATGTAAAGATTACTGGACAAAAAGTTCTAATAAATGGTCAAGAAGCTAGTTCCTACACCTTCAAACAGGATTACTATTGGATGATGGGAGATAACCGTGACCATTCAGAAGATAGTAGAACATGGGGTTACGTTCCAGCAAACCACATTGTTGGAAAACCGGTCTTTCTTTGGATGAGTTTTGATAATTTCAATGATGGACTTATGAACTGGAGACCCCGTTGGGAACGTATTTTCACCACGGTTGGAGGAAGTGGAGAACCAGTTTCCTATCGTTGGTACTTCTTGGCTGTAATTGTCGGATGGTTCGTTTTTGATTTTGTTAGAAAAAGAAGAAAAAAGAATTCTTGA
- the scpA gene encoding methylmalonyl-CoA mutase codes for MSRKNLQNLTLSSTKKLSEVEPPMNFAAGISPFLRGPYSTMYVRRPWTIRQYAGFSTAEESNAFYRRNLEAGQKGLSVAFDLPTHRGYDSDNERVVGDVGKAGVAIDSVEDMKVLFDGIPLDKMSVSMTMNGAVLPIMAFYIAAAEEQGVSMEQLSGTIQNDILKEFMVRNTYIYPPAPSMQLVADIFEFTSKNMPKFNSISISGYHMHEAGAPAALELAYTLSDGIEYIRTGLKAGLKIDDFAPRLSFFWGIGMDHFTEIAKMRAGRMLWAKLVKEFNPKNEKSLMLRTHSQTSGWSLTEQDPFNNVARTTIEAMAAVFGGTQSLHTNALDEAIALPTDFSARIARNTQIYLQQETHITKTVDPWAGSQVVEKLTEQIADEAWELIKEIEELGGMTKAIEAGIPKMRIEEAAAKKQARIDSGQDTIVGVNKYRLEDEDDLQILEVDNAKVRKQQIAQLQQIKTTRDEDLVQKALGKISVASKKVMENDTKRENLLALAVEAAKARATLGEISDAMEEAFGRYRAKIQSVTGVYSKEIKNNESFENAKKMADDFALEEGRRPRIMIAKMGQDGHDRGAKVVATGYADLGFDVDIGPLFQTPSEVAKQAVENDVHVLGISSLAGGHKTLVPEVIQELKNYGRDDIMVIVGGVIPKQDYDYLLEHGAIAVFGPGTKISDTAIEILKILMD; via the coding sequence ATGAGTAGAAAGAATCTTCAGAATCTAACATTATCGTCAACCAAAAAGTTGAGCGAAGTAGAGCCCCCAATGAATTTTGCCGCGGGCATCTCACCTTTTTTACGTGGCCCCTACTCTACCATGTATGTTCGTAGGCCTTGGACCATTCGTCAATATGCTGGGTTTTCAACAGCCGAAGAAAGTAATGCTTTTTACAGAAGAAATTTAGAAGCCGGACAAAAAGGATTGTCGGTTGCCTTTGACCTTCCAACCCACCGCGGTTATGACAGTGACAATGAACGTGTAGTTGGTGACGTTGGCAAAGCAGGGGTTGCCATAGATTCGGTTGAGGACATGAAAGTGCTTTTTGATGGGATTCCTTTGGATAAAATGTCCGTTTCCATGACCATGAATGGGGCCGTTCTCCCAATTATGGCCTTTTATATTGCTGCTGCCGAAGAACAAGGTGTTTCTATGGAACAGCTTTCAGGCACCATCCAAAACGACATTCTTAAGGAATTTATGGTGCGGAACACCTATATCTATCCGCCGGCCCCTTCAATGCAATTGGTAGCTGATATTTTTGAGTTTACCAGCAAAAACATGCCAAAATTTAATAGCATCAGTATTTCTGGATATCACATGCACGAAGCGGGGGCACCTGCTGCACTGGAATTGGCATATACACTTTCTGATGGTATTGAATACATCCGTACAGGATTGAAAGCAGGATTGAAAATTGACGATTTTGCACCTCGACTTTCCTTTTTCTGGGGAATTGGAATGGATCATTTCACGGAAATTGCCAAAATGAGGGCAGGTAGAATGCTTTGGGCAAAATTGGTGAAGGAATTCAACCCGAAAAATGAAAAATCGTTGATGTTGCGCACCCATAGTCAGACAAGTGGATGGAGTTTAACGGAACAAGACCCGTTCAATAATGTGGCCAGAACCACTATTGAAGCAATGGCGGCAGTCTTTGGAGGAACACAAAGTTTGCATACCAATGCCTTGGATGAAGCTATTGCCTTACCTACGGATTTCTCCGCCCGGATTGCTCGAAATACCCAAATTTACCTTCAGCAAGAAACACATATCACCAAAACTGTAGATCCCTGGGCAGGTAGCCAGGTAGTTGAAAAACTGACAGAACAAATTGCCGATGAAGCTTGGGAACTCATTAAAGAGATAGAAGAACTGGGAGGAATGACCAAAGCAATTGAGGCCGGAATCCCTAAAATGCGTATTGAAGAAGCCGCGGCCAAAAAACAAGCACGAATTGATAGCGGTCAAGATACTATTGTAGGGGTTAACAAATACCGTCTGGAAGATGAGGATGATCTTCAAATTTTGGAGGTGGACAATGCAAAAGTACGCAAACAACAGATAGCCCAACTGCAACAAATTAAGACTACACGGGATGAAGATTTAGTTCAAAAAGCATTGGGTAAAATCTCTGTTGCTTCCAAGAAAGTCATGGAAAATGATACTAAGCGGGAAAATTTATTAGCTTTAGCAGTAGAAGCAGCAAAAGCCCGAGCCACATTAGGAGAAATTAGTGATGCCATGGAAGAGGCGTTTGGGCGATATAGGGCAAAAATCCAATCAGTTACCGGAGTGTATTCCAAAGAAATCAAAAACAACGAAAGTTTTGAAAATGCCAAAAAAATGGCAGATGATTTTGCTTTGGAAGAAGGCAGAAGACCAAGAATCATGATCGCTAAAATGGGACAGGACGGCCATGATCGTGGAGCAAAAGTAGTTGCAACCGGTTATGCAGATCTTGGTTTTGATGTAGATATCGGACCTCTTTTTCAAACTCCATCAGAAGTAGCAAAACAAGCTGTTGAAAATGATGTTCATGTGCTTGGTATTTCTTCGTTGGCAGGAGGACATAAAACCTTGGTTCCCGAAGTGATTCAGGAATTGAAAAACTATGGAAGAGATGACATTATGGTCATTGTTGGCGGGGTTATTCCCAAACAAGACTACGATTATCTTTTGGAACATGGCGCAATTGCAGTATTTGGACCAGGTACAAAGATTAGTGATACCGCTATTGAAATCTTAAAGATTTTGATGGACTGA